CATCTGAGTTTTTTTATTAACACAGTACTACTGCTTAGTGTAAGGATTTATCCTGTGGCCTCGTGAGGTTGGGCAACAGCATCACCACAGGgattagaaatggaaaatgagtgTGGCCTGTTGCTGCAAACAAAGGATGGAAGGGGTGCATATGTGCGCACCCTGCTGTTAAATCACCCTGCAAAATACATGGTAGAGAGTTTAAGTAGTGTCCTTTGCTGTAGGGCAAAGGGGCCGGTGCCCAGTGGAGGAGCAGTGGAGGAGTGGGGCCCTGAGGAGCAGTGGAGGAGCGGGGCCCTGAGGAGCAGTGGAGGAGCGGGGCCCTGAGGGGCAATGGAGGAGCGGGGCCCTGAGGAGCAGTGGAGGAGCGGGGCCCTGAGGGGCAATGGAGGAGCGGGGCCCTGAGGGGCAATGGAGGAGTGGGGCCCTGAGGAGCAGTGGAGGAGCGGGGCCCTGAGGGGCAGTGGAGGAGCGGGGCCCTGAGGGGCAATGGAGGAGTGGGGCCCTGAGGAGCAGTGGAGGAGCGGGGCCCTGAGGGGCAGTGGAGGAGCGGGGCCCTGAGGAGCAGTGGAGGAGCGGGGCCCTGAAGGGCGGCTGAGCCCGGGGATGCAGccggagctgctgggaagggcagctgGAAGGGCAAGGGAAGGGCAGCTGGGTATGGCTGCCCAATACAGGAGCATCAAtaccagagctgcagcagagcccgCCATACCCGGCCTTGCTAACAAGGTAGGGTGTGGTGCAGGTCTGGCCTGAGGGTAAGGGAGCCCTCCATGAACATCTCCTTTTATCCCTCAgctgccagagcctgcagctgaaCTCAGACCTCATAAACCAGGCATGGCCCTTACATGacaagatatatatatatatatatatatatatatatatatatatatatatatatatatatatatatatatatatatatatacacatatgtatgtatgtaaatatatatatatgtatatgtgtatatagtattttctgctttggtttcAACATCAGCTGTTTTGTGTAAACAAAACCTGAGGAGTGTGAGCGAGGCCCAGAGGAGAAGCTTTTCTATCTGATGTGAATCTATTCCGATAGAATCACTGGTGTTTCTCTAAAAGTGGAAAATGCATAAGAGTTTGTctaaaatttctgaattttagcATTTCTTATGTGGACCAAGGGAAATGTATGAGACCCAATGAAATTTGGAACATTGTAACTTAATTGGATCATCAGTGTTGATTGGTGTGAGCAGAAGGTCCATGACGCACCTCGTCTTGCAGCAGGGTTTTACTGTACTCTAGGTGATGCCTTTCTAGAATGGAAGAGCCATGAAGTTttgccaggggagcagctgacctgtggaaaaagaagcaattctttacatatatatatataatttgaaGGCAACAGTTTTTATTCAGGTTTCATATTACTGGTATGATAGTGTAATCTGTATACATTAGCTATGGGTAtgatgcagaaagaaaaacccaaTTTGCTTCCCTTCATTTTTGTGACTGAGTCATGATGGAACTTGGAGATCACTGGCTGTTCAGTGCCCAGTAAAGTCAAAGTCATGATTAGATGCCTCAAAACTCAAAAACTTTGGTATTTAAAATATACCTTCATTTTGTCTTGCATGTTCAGTTTATGCTCCTTTTATGTACCTTAAAAGTAGCCTTTATCCATCTTTTAGTGTATTCTGTGGCATGGCTTTTGAACTCTTGTAAATCTGTAATGACTGGGCTGTGTGCCTTGGGATTCTAGCTAACTGTAACTTAAATCTAAAGTAATAGTATAATGGAATTTAATTCCTCTAATGCCCTTGGGCTACTTCACTCCCCCAAAATTGCCATTTTGTGGACAACAAAATCCTGATAGCTCAGGTTTGTTCAGTTTTACCATAGGTCTTAAAGCGTTCCCCTGACATTGGACTAAGCTTCAAGAAGAGGAAATTCTGCATCAGATTATTGTTGTGAGATGAAGGGAGAAGCATCCTACCTACAGGGGTGCAGGTAGTTCTACATGTTTGAAAGTGTACTTTACTCCTTTTCCCCTTGGTTTATAGCTCTGTTTCCCAGATAACCCAAGGTGGATTGCTACATGGCACCCATATTTTCTGTTGTGATTAGGACTGTCGTGGTAAAGTTTGATGAGTTCTATAAATAGCTTTTCTGCGTATGACCTCATGGAGAGGGCTTTCATCTAGAGAAGACCACAATGGGAAGATTTAAACTCCACCCACTACAACCCCCCCTTTATCTTGTTTGGATGAGAGGCAGTCCATTGAATAAGAACCAGCATCTGTCATTCTCTTTCCTACGTCACCTGGAGAATCCCTGGGAATAATCAGAAAATCCCTTTGCGTCACTGCTCTAGCATGCTGTCTGAAAAGGCTGAAATGTGAGGAGTGGATTCAGGGTCAAAGGGGTAGGATGGGTAGGATCAACCATTCTGGAGATACAGTTGGTGGAAACTAGCCAGAAAATTATAATCTTCTAGTACACATGCCATTCTGAGAAATGTGTTCTCTAGCACATGGAAACAAGCCCTCACAGATCACATAAAAGACTAGATGGTAGAGTGTTTGCTCCTCAGGAGAAGAGTGTGTCTCACCATATGTAATGTTTTAATACAAAGGAAAATCTAAATGAATTAATATTGTTTCATAATAAACAAGTTAAAAATTACAAATCCTTTAGAATATTTTCTCAGAACATATTACATCATGAATTGCAAAGCTTTGACCTCATGATGTGTAACTTCTGGGCCTGTGGACCCAGCAATAGAACTCAAGCTTGTTGACTCAGACTTTTGTATAATGTGAGGAGATTACACCTCAGGAAAGGACCTATATCAGGAAACTCAGTGTGGCAAGGAACAACTGAACTAGTCAAATTAGAcagtggaaaacaaagaaaaaaattctttctccCTCTAAACTGGCCCTTGTCTATGTCACATCTTGAATCCATCGCCAGAAAAGTGCCCTGTCTTGAAAAGTAATCCAATTGTGgattttaatttactttgctAATTTCTTTGTGTCCTCATGCGCATGAGGCTCTGTCTGCTACAATCCAAGCATTGCTAGAGTTTTAAAAAGCTAGAGTCTTAAAAATGGATTGCAGTTTCAGAAGATCTAAGATTCTGCCTTTGCCTTTTGTCTTTGTATTTCAGATGCCTGAAGTGCTCTGGGGCATAAATCTTCTGTAGCATAATTATTTGTTCATGACAGATGAGTATGGAATATATGTACCTTATATTTCTGCAAGTTTtaacttttatttgtttgttttccattaaaagtAGTATATTTCCATAAATTTGATCACTTATACTTACTTCATTTGATACAAGTTATTGGTCCCTCTGTGATCAATGTCatggcagaaagcagcagcaaccaTGGCAAAGGCTTCTAAATCAGTAtagtatttctttattttgcctgtctgtaaaaagaaaacagatcacTCTGAGCATgtgttttcctgaattttccatCTTGAGTAGAAAGAATGGTAATTAATGAATTTGGGGTTAGTATTAGCAACATTACCATCAGCAGCGTAAACATTGTTTGTCCCACATTGAATCCATGTCTCCAGTTATGGTAAGTGATATCCCGATAACCCTTCCTGACTGTGTACATCCATCTTGTAAGGACCTATTGGGAACAAAAGTGAGTCAGACTGCTGTTAATTGAAACAGAACAAAGGAATTTCCATTAAATAACTCAAATATACTATGAAATTACTTAATTCTGcaaattctgtgaaaacaaatgtttttcattGAATTAAACATGGAAACAGCAAATTTTTCTTACATAGATTCATGTAAGATGTAAGATGCATTTAAGTCCTTAGCTAGCTTATGCAATTCAGGATTAATCTTATGTTTTTATGACAAATATGTAAGTTGTTTCATTGAGAATGGAAGATTGTTAACTGTTGGAGAAGCATACCAGTAATATTTTAGTATTGCCTTCTAGATTAAAGTATGTAAAACCAgccatttttcttctatttaaaaataaaaataaacaagaaaaattaaccAGACCTCAGCTGGGACTTTGAATTTTTCAACAACGTTTATCTCAAAGAACAGTCGTATTCCACAAGTTATCAGGCCATGCTCTGTAACAGGGAAGTCACTGAAGCGGAATTCGTACAGTTCTAAATCTTTTGGATCAGGTAATTCTTCTTTCTGTCAGGAAATATCAAAAACAAGGGGTTTTCTGTCAAGAACAAAGttggaaaagcttttttcattttcttcaataGAAATACTACTCAAGGACAGTATGCTTACTATGTCTTCAAAGGTCTCAGGTGTCAGTATGAACTAATGTGTATTAAATTATGCTGGCTTTCTTCTCAAAATTAATTGATAAAAGCCTTGGGCAATTCCTACTCTCAATTCCAACACAATGTGTTAGGCAACACCATCTCAACATTTCCTTAGTTTAGAAATTGTGGTGCTTGGAAATTCTCTTCCCTGGTATAAAATCCCATGATTCTCCCACTTTTAACCTGATGTCAAGGCTACATTCATCTTTTTCTCCaccaaaataaattacttattttGTATATATGATATAGATGCACATTGAATAACCTAACTGGTAATAATGCTATTAGTGAACTGTTCTCTAACATTCTTCCTGTCTTTCAAAGCCTAGGGAGAGTAGTATCATATTATAAAGAATGTGTTCCAATCCAAACAGGAATTCTTCAAGGAATTCTGATGCAACACAAAAAATAGCTTATATTATCACAATGACTCCCTTCCTCCTCAGTAGTCTATAAATGATCTTCACTttatggagaaagaaaaagacaactGAATGTAGGCACATATTTCAACAAATAAGGCTGatcctccctttccttctccctgggCTTTTCCTTTATATCTACGCAGGTCTGAGATCAAGGACAGAGAAACCTAGACCAGTGATGTTTTAAGACTCGTTACTTAGTGAATCACCAGATCTAGAAACACCTGCTTTATCCTATTAGTTATCTGGGATTCCAGGTCTCATAATAGGATAAAGCACTTGCATTGGAACTTGGGACTGTAGAAGATATTAGACTTTTGAAATTTTGACTCCAAAATTTTCAAAgaataaattgctttttgtagatttaaaaattcataccagtattatatttttaaatttggagCCTGTATCAGAATACTCAGATTTTGTTCTACCCGTGGAGAAATTTTATAATGTCTGttattttttgaagattttCATGCTGCTAAAtcaaatttcctttaaaaggcATGTGAAGCTACACACTGTCTGttgatgttttttatttcacCACTTACAAGCTGTGTTAGCATCTGTTGTGTGGAAGCCAGCAAAACATTAACACCAATGCATTCCAGCATGCACATATGCATAACTAAAACGAGTTTCATGAGATCTTTTCCCTATGGCTATGTGTACAGCAAATGTGGTGTAACAAGAGGAAATATGTGAAGTGGTTGGTACTGGAAGTCAATAGATATGTGTatattttgacctttttttcttcaaccTAGCTCTGTTTTGATCCATTAACATTGGAAGTCCATTCAGTGTTTTCATTCAGAGCATATCTTTActctgattttggggtttttttcagataaagTAGCCTAATTCATGTGCTTCAGGACAGAAGTGCACTAAATGGGCAAAAATAGGAGCTTTCTTCTAAAGACACTGCCTATCTAGATTGAAATACTAAGGCAGCCAGAGGACTGCACTAcaaactcatttttattttagtagtACAGAGTAGTAGAGCAGAGAACTCATTAGGTCAAATCTCTTTTGTCACTGTGGAGTCACAAGTCAATTTCTTTAGACTTCTTTGCCTatggaaatgctggaaaaataatctgaaagtAAGTTTGTTCCACTGGACAATCCTACCTATGTTCTCTTACCAAGAATGAAAGTGGCCTCACCACAATAtcccttattttattttcagaaataaataaattatattcagtTATGGCGTTTTCCCTatgaatattttaagaaatttaatACTTCAAATGttcattaatataaaaatgtctATGTAACTCTGACTGTCCAAGTGTCTTGATGTACATTTGGGACAGAATGGTTCCCTGTAGGTAGCAGTGACGTCTGCACaaagaaggagagaagaggCTGAGGATGTGTTATTAAATCAACTCTGTCTAGCCTGTGGAACTGCTAACATAGATTGTATTAGTCACAATTTCACCATACACAGCGATTTCTATGGTGAGGACACATTGCTGTCTGATATAAATATGCCACCAGACTTTTCAGTTTAATGACTTACCAAAATCCTGATGAGATCCTTTTGCTCACATTCTTCTAAACTCttcacatttaatttctctttgtatttctaaaaccaaaaaagagtaagaaaatTCAGGTTTTGTGTAGTAAGTTTCccattttataattttgtggCTGTGGACTGAAACTTACCAGGATAGATTCAACTTCAGCAGGGGTGGCCTTTGTCTGGTACATAAGCATTTCCTGAGCAATGTCTTTCCTGTTTTCAAGTTTGTTCATTTTGTCATAAGTGTCAGTATTTAAAACAGACCACCCCAGGAACTGTGTGAGAGTCTGCAACAAAGTCAAGTAAAGCAGAGATGATGCCATGTCAACAGAATGAACCTGACAATTTGCACTTAGTTTTCTTAAAGTCTCATTTCTGTTAGTGTCATTTGAAAAGCAAGGTGCTACTCTACTTTTTAGAGGCCTTTATCTTCCTTCTGCCATTTCTGTTAGCACTCACAGCTTCTAATGACGTTTGGCTCAGCTTAGTAGCTAAGTAATTAATATTCCCACTTTATATACAGGACTTTGAGGCTTATGAAGCTTAAGTCGGGTAGGTGGACTTGGGTACACTGTGTAGCATCTTATCTTGCCTGAGTGCATGTGATTATGAATGCTCTGTGAACTCCCACGATCACAGGCTTGGCATCCACTGGCAAGCAGCACACCATACCTGCTTACCCACTGCTACTTAGGAGATGCTGACCATCATTAAAAAGACAAAGGATTAAAAGTAAAATTGTAAGCAACTTTTGTTCATCACTGGAATGTAAATGATCACTCAGAAATTTTCGGTTTTATAAAGGGAGTTTAAATCTCAGATTTTTAAGAAACCTCATTGTGAAGAGGATAGACATTTGGCTAAATGCTAATATGGCCTATTTGAAAAATTTTAGCTGTATAAAAATGACTTtttactgtaatatttttttaacatcacAGAGTTCTCAAACCCTCTAATCCTATTAAGCTTACTTCAATGATCTGTTCATCATACTCGTCAAAAGGTTTTCCATCTTTCCTATTGAAAAATGTTGCAACTCCcacaatttcttcttttttgttgaCAATAGGCAATGACAAGACATTTTTGATAACCCATCCAGATTCATCCACTGGTCCTTTCTGtaagaaaaccaaaaaccaggaaatgtgtatttctttgAAAGTAATTATACAGCTATGGACATAAacaatgtaataaaaatattttgtttgtacATCACAAtcaaatgagaaattatttatatgATCAACTGTATAACAAATTAGTGGCAAGcactagaatatttttttacaatatttataattattaacATTACTGAATTTACCTGAAATGTGAAGTATTCATCTGCTGGTACATTCATCATGTTACAAATCTGCAGCATAAAGAAAATGACACATTGTTTAAATGGGATATAATGTACATCAAAACTCGgtctaatattttttaaagaaatatttattatctaAGCTAACAACAGTGAGCATCCTAGCTAGCTACAGAAACTAAAACCATTCCTCTTAAATTAGATGTGGTTATTCTAACAGACATAATTTTGGAATGTTTGTAGCAAAGTCCTTCAGTATATCATAGTGCAAAAGCATAATGATTCAGAAAATCACTTCCAGTTTAAAATGGCATGGGGGTTTCTAGAAATAAATGAGTACTAAGGGCTCTATTAAAAATGGCTCAGGGTTACTCACAGCTGTCATGCATCCTGACTTTGAATTACATATGTCTATGCAAGAAGATAgaggaaattaagaaaaatttaaagcCTTGCATGTGATGATTTTCTTACTTTGACATTTTTGGTGACATTTAGCACACCTGGAAAGTGACATCAGACACACACATTATTCCTCTGATATCACCACAATCTGAGGGAAATTATCCTGCTGTTTTCACTATTTGTGCTGAGGCCTTGTCTCCACCCAAAATACTGATTCAAATGATTTCTCTGGGACCAAAGGCACTGGAAACATCATTTTTGTAAAGGATTTAGGCCATGGggagctttggggtttttttaattcaatcAAATCAACTGCATGATTTAAAATGCTAGTTTTTAGTTTTGCTATGAACTTACAAGACCATTTTCAGCAACGTATGTTGGCAATCCACTGACAAGACACCAGTGATCTGCTGGAGGTGACCTTTTGAGAGacaatgaaattaatttatttctacaCTGTAGACATGCTGTTCTATCCCAGCAATAACTAATTACCACACATTCACAAGCTGCCAATGAATACTCACGGAATGACTTTGATTTCTTCTTGTCCATGTAACAAATAGTCAATAATCTTATAAAAGTTGActtcctaaataaaaatataaaaccatcTAGGTGACTTGTACACAACTTCAATGTCAAActttcataaaaagaaaaaataatatccTCACTCGTCCATCAGGTGTCTTGGGGCCTTTGTAAggctctgcctcccccagccGGATTGGCCACTCATCATAGAACTCCTGAGAAAATGAtacaaagggaaaaaggaagaaacaaatcAGTCTGTATTCATAGGTAATATCACATCTGGGTATTACGATTTAATTAGACCTCACCATAGGAGTTTCTAGCAAGTAGGAAAAATAGTTGTTACCTTCTCTTTAGTCATGTCCAGCAGACCGACAGAGTATCTTTCACAATTCAAATACATTCGAATAGTATAGAGTGCTTTATGAAACTGTCGTTCTATGTCTGTTAGCTCTTCAAACACTTTGTTGGCAGACCACAGAAGCATCTATttacaacaaaaaagaaaaaggataatGTTCAGAACAGTAGAAAAACATAAACATATGAATCCTAGgcatttcagaattaaattatgAGGTGCATCACTGTtaacaaattaaaaaggaataaatagaTTGTATCATTAGTTCAGTAAGATTGCAAGAATATAAAATAACGGTAATGAGAAttgtttcagagaaaaatgaagaatttttattaaaaaatgtttttataccTGGCTTCTTCGTGATTCAATATTGTGGAGATATGATGTATGCTGATTTCTTACCACCAAAGATATAAAGTTGAGGTATTTTTTAAACACCTAAAATGAAAAAGGTCAAAAATAAGACAAAAGTATTAAATTAGGATATAGAGTCACTCAAACTACTTGTTGAACTAATAGCTCTGTTATTGTATGACATTTTACCTCTTCATCCTCTTTGGAGAACTCAGGGGCATTTAATTTGTTGAGTGCCATCACAACAGCAAGCACCTCTTTACCCTGTGTAATTGCAGTTGCCATCATATTGACTGTTTTATAACCAGTTCTTTTGTCCATAAAGTCAGAAAAATGGttgttctgaaagaaaaggggaaaaaaatcacaagttAAATGCGCAACAATTACCACACCAAGAGTAAATCACTTCATTTGATAACTGATATTTGCAATGCTGTGAGCACTGCTTCACAGTGCAGTAGGTTtatacttgaaaaaaaacccactatcATTACTTAACACAATCTTTTAGAATTATATAGAAGCTTAACTAAGGCATTGGTTATGAAGATAGCTTCTGAAACCAAGTTCTGTGCATGTCTTTATTATACTGCTGAGGAATTGAAAATATGGGAAATTTAGTATAAGTGAAATAATAATATGATCTTGTGACTACCTGTGAACCTAATATATATGGCTTGCATTTTAGAGAATTACTTCATAGCTatgttaatatttattattaattaattatttcagtaaataaaattcATTATACATTTCCCTCATACAATATTTAAAAGTACCTCCTGTCCTGTATAAAAATACTTATGGCAGAGAAGCATCCCCAGCAAGCATTCATCTGGCTGACCTTTTTCTTATTGTTTCCTGACTGACACACTCCCATCTCTATTGCTCCCAGCTCTACAGTCTCTTTTGGTGAAAGGATATAGGTAgaggatataggatataggatcAGAGCAACTTTTGTTGAGTGTATGAACCTGTGGGAATAAGGCATTGTGACTAATGAATGAGCCACAACTACTACTccatatttacattttcatccTTAAAACCAAATGCTGAGGAGGGTTTAGCAAAAgctattattttaaattttttatgtaaaaatacagataaGCTAGTTCATGCTTCATGGAGAACTGTTTTATTTCCTCATATCCAAGAAGTTCTCAGTGTTTTCTTCAAAGGCTTTAGTGTTCtctttaatttaataaaaatggtatttaaattttttcaggGAAGTCTGTTTGTCAAGGGTTGTTATGTTTTGCTATGTTATTAGGAAAATACATCTGAATGAGGTGAGTCATGAGTTGGAGGTTTGAAATCTGTTAATGTGTGTATACTGAGAAATGCCAGGTTCTACTAAGCAGCTAAAATAGCCAGACTGTCTTCTTGGAGCCTTCTCCACCCCCTCACATTTCACTGATAACATGTCAGTGCTCACACTTCTTCAAAGATGAGCACTCAACCCACTTATACTGCATGCCTATCCCCAGAGCTGCAAACATTGCTGCTATTCATTACTGCATTAGCTTAGGCAGCTGAGATCTGCGTGGTGCATCCCAAAGTGGCTTCCTTGGTGACAGGCTGGAGAATGTTGTAGGACAACACATAATGGAACTTCAGCTTTCATAGATTATACATAAAGCTACttaaacaaaaccccaaactaatAAGTTTTTTCTAGGCTATAAAATTAAGCATGACAATGCTTAGAAATGCCAGAATTAAAACTATTTGTCTATTAATTagatttttcctcttcatttccttttgtcccTCTTCCCTCTAGCTGTTGTTTCTAATATATGTTGAATTTATAGCATATACAACTCTTAACAAGAAAGACATAATTTTATTATGTCATTAAAGTATTAGAGTTTGggctttttccttcttaaatgCTTCCATTTTATATTTCCTTCTAGGTCTGTATTTCagttaaacaaattaaaagtcTGGAAGTAACTCttaaatattgtatttatgGCCTGGGTTCTCTTACAAAGAATTGATTCCCTTAAGGACAGCCTGTGTCATCCCCATAAATCTCATTCATTGTATCAGGCTCTATTAGGTCCCTGGAAAGTGTAGCCACTTTTGAATATATTGTTCAAGAGAAAAGGGGACTCTCTCTGTTGCCAACAAACTCCCTTAGttgttattttctattttgctcAGAGAAAGGTATAGGATTATCTAACAGACAACCAGAGAAAATGCCAGGCAATCTGTCTCTTCTGTGTAAGAATCAAATACTGTCCTGCAGCCTGCTAAACAAATACATTATTACATGGAAATACTTGGTTTTCTGTGGGATGTATTATCTACTGACACAACCATTCTGGACTTGGGTGTGGTTTTGAGCTTCAGGTTTTGTGCTTCTGACTGTTTTAACCATTGAAAACAGTAAATTAGACAGGTAACGACCCTGTTTTGTAGTCCCTCTGTCACTAAGAACATCTAGCATTCCTGGAGAGGCCCAGGTTCCTGGGTTTAGGGTACTGTATTCTGCTGTGAAGGAACAAATAAGCATTTCAGAgacttctgcatttctgaacACTTGAAAAGGATATGTAGACACCAGATGAGCTGAATCAGCAGGATTCAGCTGCTGTGTCTGATTTTGTTTAATAACTCCAGAATGAAGATGCAAGCAGTGGTGATCAAAAGTGTTCGGAAGAAGCACTTTGGTCATATAATTTTTGCAAAGgatataaacattttaatacAACTCTCTGTTAATAAACAGCAAGTTCAGTAATCACAAGCCTTCCTGTGCCTAGACAGTATGAAGTAGGAAGATAAAAATGTTAATGCATTGGCAGCATTCCCTCAGCACATACAAAGACTTCTGTCTCACATGATTTGCATATACAAGCAAAACATTGTACTTAGATTTAGGCTTTTCATTATTGAATATTTTGTACATTATTTCTAGGAGTTTTGAAGCCTATATTTttgacagttttaaaaatattttctcttgggAATataatctctttctttttacCCAAGAAAATCACCTTTCACAACATCTACGAAATCTGCAGTACCAGATCCAGAAGAACACCTTGGTGCTTCCATGACTACATGAATATGGACACTTAGTCTACTTAAGCCTGATCTTATGAATCAAACTATCTTTTAGAGCACTGTCTTGAACTTTCAGCTCTCAGTTAAATCACAAAATAggctttaaaagagaaattatggAAAAGAAATCTGCTACTAACTACCTAAGTACAGTACATTTGCAGATGTTTCCTACTAGCTCCATTTAATGCTGAGATACCAAGCCATTTACTCTACAATGATCAGTTCTTTAAATAGGCTGAAGATGTGCACCATATGCTGGATTTGCAGAAAGCCAGCACCAGCATCTAGTTAGCAGGAGCAACTAGCACAACCCTTTTGATGGAGGAATGTTTCCTGATATCCAGTCTGAACCTCTCCTGTCACAGCCTGAGGCCACTTCCAGTTATCCTATTATTTGTTAGTTGGGAGAAGTGGCTGACCCCCACCTTTAAGGGATTTGTAGAAACTGATAAGGCCCctctgagccttcttttctccaggcttaATACTCTCAGCTAtttcagccactcctcataggacttgtgttccagatcCTCCTTTAGCTTTGTCACCCTGAtctggagatgctccagcacctcagtatgtttcttgtagtgaggggcccatAGCTGGACCCAGGATTTGATGTGTAGTCTCACTAGTGCTTGGTACAAGGCAGCAATCTCTGCCCTGTTCCTTCTGGCCACACAGTTTCTGATCCAAGCCAGGATGCCCCTGGCCTtcctgcccacctgggcactgctggctcacgttcagctgctgttgatcAGCACATCCAGGTCCTTCTCTGTCAGGCAGCTTTTCAGCCACTCATCTCTGCAATGCTGCCTGCAGGTGAAGTCACCCAACACAAGGGATAAGACTTAATCCTGCAGGTAAGGTGATAGGGCCAAGACAGCAGATGCCTGTTTTCCTCCATATCTTTCCCCTAGTAAAGGGAACAGAGGAAGAAGGGGTTACTGTGACCCCTTGCACTTATGACTATATTGCTCCTATTGGATAGAAGGTTCTATGTTGGATAAATGTGCTCAAACTGTGCATATTTCTTTGTGTTATCTCCACATGTTTCTCGTTTTCTTTCTGGTAGTTCTacagtattttcttctcttcctatTTTGTTCTTCCACTGATTGTGTTGCGTTGGCTCAACTTTCTCAAAATTTTAACCCCTTGATAGGTGGTATCAATGTGCTGCAATGCTTCATCTCTTACTTCTACTTAGCCTAATTTCAACTCAcaagtgtttttatttcataatgatATAATTCTGtatgaatagaaaataaaaagcacataCTATCATCTACCTGGCCCTTTCTTGGGCCACACTCCAAAAATTACATATTTCCAGAgatgtaaatttaattttaagatgTAA
The DNA window shown above is from Oenanthe melanoleuca isolate GR-GAL-2019-014 chromosome 6, OMel1.0, whole genome shotgun sequence and carries:
- the PDE6C gene encoding cone cGMP-specific 3',5'-cyclic phosphodiesterase subunit alpha' isoform X4: MGEVNKDAVEKYLENNPQFAKEYFDRKMRPEVVGSIFNVNPGDVKEGVSFKDMSRLEECNIIFELITEIQDEACVMEKIVHKTLQRLAQLLAADRCSLFVYRSRNGIPEVASRILDITPTSQYEQNLVKPENETVFPLDIGIVGWVAHTKKFFNIPDVTKMLLWSANKVFEELTDIERQFHKALYTIRMYLNCERYSVGLLDMTKEKEFYDEWPIRLGEAEPYKGPKTPDGREVNFYKIIDYLLHGQEEIKVIPSPPADHWCLVSGLPTYVAENGLICNMMNVPADEYFTFQKGPVDESGWVIKNVLSLPIVNKKEEIVGVATFFNRKDGKPFDEYDEQIIETLTQFLGWSVLNTDTYDKMNKLENRKDIAQEMLMYQTKATPAEVESILKYKEKLNVKSLEECEQKDLIRILKEELPDPKDLELYEFRFSDFPVTEHGLITCGIRLFFEINVVEKFKVPAEVLTRWMYTVRKGYRDITYHNWRHGFNVGQTMFTLLMTGKIKKYYTDLEAFAMVAAAFCHDIDHRGTNNLYQMKSAAPLAKLHGSSILERHHLEYSKTLLQDESLNIFQNLNKRQYETVLHLFEVAIIATDLALYFKKRTMFQKIVDAIEKMETEEQAIKYISIDPTKKEVIMAMMMTGCDLSAITKPWEVQSKVALMVANEFWEQGDLERTVLQQQPIPMMDRNKGDELPKLQVGFIDFVCTFVYKEFSRFHKEITPMFDGLQNNRVEWKTRADEYEEKMKAIEEQKKKEEEAAAQKG
- the PDE6C gene encoding cone cGMP-specific 3',5'-cyclic phosphodiesterase subunit alpha' isoform X1 is translated as MGEVNKDAVEKYLENNPQFAKEYFDRKMRPEVVGSIFNVNPGDVKEGVSFKDMSRLEECNIIFELITEIQDEACVMEKIVHKTLQRLAQLLAADRCSLFVYRSRNGIPEVASRILDITPTSQYEQNLVKPENETVFPLDIGIVGWVAHTKKFFNIPDVTKNNHFSDFMDKRTGYKTVNMMATAITQGKEVLAVVMALNKLNAPEFSKEDEEVFKKYLNFISLVVRNQHTSYLHNIESRRSQMLLWSANKVFEELTDIERQFHKALYTIRMYLNCERYSVGLLDMTKEKEFYDEWPIRLGEAEPYKGPKTPDGREVNFYKIIDYLLHGQEEIKVIPSPPADHWCLVSGLPTYVAENGLICNMMNVPADEYFTFQKGPVDESGWVIKNVLSLPIVNKKEEIVGVATFFNRKDGKPFDEYDEQIIETLTQFLGWSVLNTDTYDKMNKLENRKDIAQEMLMYQTKATPAEVESILKYKEKLNVKSLEECEQKDLIRILKEELPDPKDLELYEFRFSDFPVTEHGLITCGIRLFFEINVVEKFKVPAEVLTRWMYTVRKGYRDITYHNWRHGFNVGQTMFTLLMTGKIKKYYTDLEAFAMVAAAFCHDIDHRGTNNLYQMKSAAPLAKLHGSSILERHHLEYSKTLLQDESLNIFQNLNKRQYETVLHLFEVAIIATDLALYFKKRTMFQKIVDAIEKMETEEQAIKYISIDPTKKEVIMAMMMTGCDLSAITKPWEVQSKVALMVANEFWEQGDLERTVLQQQPIPMMDRNKGDELPKLQVGFIDFVCTFVYKEFSRFHKEITPMFDGLQNNRVEWKTRADEYEEKMKAIEEQKKKEEEAAAQKAGAGGGGGGGGGGDGKSKTCVVL